The proteins below are encoded in one region of Dioscorea cayenensis subsp. rotundata cultivar TDr96_F1 chromosome 18, TDr96_F1_v2_PseudoChromosome.rev07_lg8_w22 25.fasta, whole genome shotgun sequence:
- the LOC120281693 gene encoding non-functional NADPH-dependent codeinone reductase 2-like — MELVIPEVELAGGGRKMPVVGLGTASSPPPTPEEFQEAMLNAMRLGYRHFDTASLYGTEAPLGEAIGEALRRGIIKSRQELFITSKLWCPDCYADRVLPAIQQSLRKLQLEYLDLYLVHWPLCLTPGEMKQPIQMDGLPPFDYKAVWSAMEECHKLGLAKFIGVSNFTCKKLDQILNIAKIPPSVNQVEMHPVWQQKKLMEFCKEKGIVITAYSPLGAYGTYWGSNDVLDSPVLKQIANARGKTPAQISLKWLYQQGATIVMKSFKVERMKSNVDIFDWELSGEELQKIREIPQNRGIKGEDFISLNGPFKSLEELWDGEI; from the exons ATGGAGCTGGTGATCCCTGAGGTGGAGCTCGCTGGTGGCGGGCGAAAGATGCCGGTGGTGGGTCTGGGAACGGCCAGTTCCCCTCCGCCGACGCCGGAGGAATTCCAAGAAGCGATGCTGAACGCCATGAGGCTAGGCTACCGGCACTTCGATACGGCTTCTCTTTACGGGACCGAGGCACCGCTTGGCGAGGCCATCGGCGAGGCTCTCCGGCGAGGGATCATCAAGAGCCGGCAAGAGCTCTTCATAACATCCAAGCTTTGGTGCCCCGATTGCTACGCCGACCGGGTCTTGCCTGCTATCCAACAATCCCTCCg GAAGCTTCAGTTGGAATACCTGGATCTTTATTTGGTGCATTGGCCTTTGTGTTTGACTCCTGGAGAGATGAAGCAGCCAATTCAAATGGATGGATTACCACCCTTTGATTATAAAGCAGTATGGTCAGCAATGGAAGAGTGTCACAAACTAGGCCTTGCAAAATTCATAGGGGTCAGCAACTTCACTTGCAAAAAACTTGATCAAATTCTCAACATTGCTAAGATCCCTCCTTCTGTTAATCAG GTTGAGATGCACCCTGTTTGGCAACAAAAGAAGTTGATGGAGTTTTGCAAGGAGAAAGGGATAGTGATTACTGCTTACTCTCCTTTGGGAGCGTATGGGACTTACTGGGGAAGTAATGATGTTCTTGATTCCCCTGTTTTGAAACAAATAGCAAATGCTAGAGGAAAAACACCAGCCCAG ATATCTTTGAAGTGGTTGTACCAACAAGGTGCTACAATTGTTATGAAGAGCTTCAAAGTGGAAAGAATGAAGTCTAATGTTGATATATTTGATTGGGAATTAAGTGGAGAAGAGCTGCAAAAGATTAGAGAAATTCCACAAAATAGAGGCATAAAAGGTGAAGATTTCATCTCACTTAATGGACCTTTCAAATCGTTGGAAGAGTTGTGGGATGGTGAAATTTAG